A stretch of the Deltaproteobacteria bacterium genome encodes the following:
- a CDS encoding peptide ABC transporter substrate-binding protein, whose product MRTGRMILLCAVIVGLAFVPAKGFARETLVYGTTEKVIDMDPANAYDFHTWEIFYNIYQGLLKYPPGETNLVPGLAESYDISADGKEYTFHLRKGLKFTDGTPFDAYSVKWSIDRVMALKGDPSWLVTDFVDRVELVARLDPKKGMVVDKYAVRFILKNPVAYFPSLVASVPYYPVNPNVYPKDRIIRDPSELEGGQLVGLGPYKVVSFKRDEEIVLDRNPKFYGERPRNDRIVIRYFADATTMRLALEKGEIDFAFKSFNPSDITDLEKSDKIQTVKAQGPYIRYICFLTDTPPFNDKILRQAVAAAINRPPLLEKVFLGQNAPLYSMVPMGMWSHIDAFKTAFGDGNIAKARELLASRGYSESNPLTFDFWYTPSHYGDTEVDLAAVLKAQFEATGMMKVNVKSAEWATYRDNWANKVMPAWLLGWYPDYIDPDNYTSAFAGTAGSKGLGIHFSNPEWDKKFVEGQTVTDMAKRTAIYQEIQRMWTDEVPTAPIFQGTLYLFAQKNIEGLLLSPTLQFNYGPIHRVK is encoded by the coding sequence ATGAGAACGGGCAGAATGATCCTTTTATGTGCTGTCATCGTGGGCCTGGCTTTTGTCCCGGCAAAGGGCTTTGCCAGAGAGACCCTGGTCTACGGCACCACGGAGAAGGTCATTGATATGGATCCAGCAAATGCCTACGATTTTCACACGTGGGAGATATTTTACAATATATATCAAGGCCTTCTGAAGTATCCTCCGGGCGAGACGAACCTCGTCCCGGGGCTTGCCGAATCTTACGACATCAGTGCCGACGGCAAAGAGTACACCTTCCATCTCAGAAAGGGACTGAAATTCACCGACGGTACCCCCTTTGACGCATATTCGGTGAAATGGTCGATCGACCGAGTCATGGCTCTCAAAGGGGATCCTTCCTGGCTGGTTACGGACTTCGTGGACAGAGTGGAGTTGGTGGCGAGGCTCGATCCGAAGAAGGGAATGGTAGTGGACAAATACGCGGTGAGGTTCATTCTCAAGAATCCTGTGGCCTACTTCCCCTCCTTGGTTGCCTCTGTACCGTACTATCCGGTCAACCCCAATGTCTATCCGAAAGATAGGATCATTCGGGATCCATCAGAATTGGAGGGGGGGCAACTTGTCGGTCTCGGGCCGTACAAGGTGGTTTCCTTCAAGAGGGACGAAGAGATCGTTCTTGATAGAAACCCGAAATTCTACGGTGAGAGGCCGAGAAACGATCGGATCGTGATCCGGTATTTTGCGGATGCCACTACCATGCGGCTCGCCCTGGAAAAGGGGGAGATAGATTTTGCCTTCAAATCCTTCAACCCCTCGGACATCACGGATCTCGAAAAATCAGACAAGATCCAGACCGTAAAGGCCCAGGGGCCCTATATCCGGTACATATGTTTTCTCACGGATACACCTCCATTCAATGACAAGATTCTCCGCCAGGCAGTAGCGGCCGCCATCAACAGGCCTCCCCTGTTGGAGAAGGTCTTTCTAGGCCAGAATGCGCCCCTGTATTCGATGGTGCCCATGGGCATGTGGTCTCACATCGATGCCTTCAAAACAGCCTTCGGGGACGGGAACATTGCCAAGGCCCGAGAGCTGCTGGCCTCCAGAGGTTACAGCGAGAGTAACCCTCTCACTTTTGATTTCTGGTATACTCCCAGTCACTACGGCGACACAGAGGTGGATCTGGCAGCGGTTCTCAAGGCCCAGTTCGAGGCGACTGGGATGATGAAAGTCAATGTCAAATCGGCCGAATGGGCCACTTATAGAGACAACTGGGCAAACAAGGTGATGCCTGCCTGGCTGCTGGGCTGGTATCCGGATTATATCGATCCGGACAACTATACCAGTGCTTTTGCCGGAACAGCCGGTTCAAAGGGGCTGGGAATCCACTTCTCCAATCCCGAGTGGGATAAGAAGTTCGTCGAGGGCCAAACCGTGACGGACATGGCGAAGAGAACCGCGATCTATCAAGAGATCCAGAGAATGTGGACCGACGAGGTGCCGACGGCCCCCATATTTCAGGGAACCCTCTATCTCTTTGCGCAGAAGAACATCGAAGGTCTTCTCCTTTCGCCGACGTTGCAGTTCAACTACGGCCCGATCCACCGGGTGAAATAG